One genomic region from Ptychodera flava strain L36383 chromosome 14, AS_Pfla_20210202, whole genome shotgun sequence encodes:
- the LOC139149079 gene encoding uncharacterized protein isoform X5, which produces MYDPASSMVLSETNIHMSRARLQSLISERTSQMYQETVRTFSGMHDNLSYEDLLASLLFDGESLLVNNQYIYYSFVSFLDEFGKPTEKPPMRQGRAFLTTQRLLLLSAENTAGASLSKFGDPKKLPGGYKVQTSCNDTLNYVSVPISCFRSVELCASVGARSEVNIQGTAPCCFGLCGCFGMDICLKGWLYDPPQCQAYNDRYVTMGVIMPPWGHRVMLQMYLNPGVTMTTVKDFIRDLQRHAPGLHDQLKL; this is translated from the exons ATGTATGACCCAGCATCAAGTATGGTATTAAGTGAAACTAATATCCACATGAGTCGAGCCAGACTGCAGTCTCTGATCTCAGAACGAACCAGTCAGATGTACCAAGAAACAGTCAGAACTTTTTCTGGAATGCACGATAATCTGTCTTATGAAGACCTTCTTGCTA GTTTGCTCTTTGATGGTGAGAGTCTCCTGGTAAATAACCAGTACATTTACTACAGTTTCGTTTCTTTTCTGGATGAGTTTGGCAAACCAACCGAGAAACCGCCAATGAGACAGGGACGTGCCTTTCTAACTACTCAGAGACTACTCCTCTTATCAGCTGAGAACACTGCAG GAGCTTCTCTCTCCAAGTTTGGCGATCCAAAGAAACTACCCGGTGGTTACAAGGTGCAGACAAGCTGTAATGACACACTAAATTATGTGTCAGTTCCTATCAGCTGCTTTCGCAGTGTTGAATTGTGCGCATCAGTTGGAGCACGATCAGAAGTCAATATTCAAGGTACAGCTCCTTGCTGCTTTGGGCTGTGTGGATGCTTTGGG aTGGATATTTGTTTGAAAGGCTGGTTGTATGACCCTCCTCAGTGCCAAGCATACAATGATCGTTATGTGACAATGGGTGTGATCATGCCACCATGGGGTCACCGTGTGATGCTACAGATGTACCTCAACCCAGGAGTGACAATGACCACCGTCAAGGATTTTATCCGCGACTTGCAGCGCCATGCACCTGGTCTTCATGATCAGCTCAAACTGTAA
- the LOC139149079 gene encoding uncharacterized protein isoform X1 — translation MADEMYKPEELLLSSMSQHHQVTDVATTGPGSTSQRVACPNVPRIFNHTMYDPASSMVLSETNIHMSRARLQSLISERTSQMYQETVRTFSGMHDNLSYEDLLASLLFDGESLLVNNQYIYYSFVSFLDEFGKPTEKPPMRQGRAFLTTQRLLLLSAENTAGASLSKFGDPKKLPGGYKVQTSCNDTLNYVSVPISCFRSVELCASVGARSEVNIQGTAPCCFGLCGCFGMDICLKGWLYDPPQCQAYNDRYVTMGVIMPPWGHRVMLQMYLNPGVTMTTVKDFIRDLQRHAPGLHDQLKL, via the exons GTTACCGATGTGGCTACAACGGGACCTGGTAGCACCAGCCAACGCGTGGCATGTCCAAATGTACCAAGAATATTCAACCACACAATGTATGACCCAGCATCAAGTATGGTATTAAGTGAAACTAATATCCACATGAGTCGAGCCAGACTGCAGTCTCTGATCTCAGAACGAACCAGTCAGATGTACCAAGAAACAGTCAGAACTTTTTCTGGAATGCACGATAATCTGTCTTATGAAGACCTTCTTGCTA GTTTGCTCTTTGATGGTGAGAGTCTCCTGGTAAATAACCAGTACATTTACTACAGTTTCGTTTCTTTTCTGGATGAGTTTGGCAAACCAACCGAGAAACCGCCAATGAGACAGGGACGTGCCTTTCTAACTACTCAGAGACTACTCCTCTTATCAGCTGAGAACACTGCAG GAGCTTCTCTCTCCAAGTTTGGCGATCCAAAGAAACTACCCGGTGGTTACAAGGTGCAGACAAGCTGTAATGACACACTAAATTATGTGTCAGTTCCTATCAGCTGCTTTCGCAGTGTTGAATTGTGCGCATCAGTTGGAGCACGATCAGAAGTCAATATTCAAGGTACAGCTCCTTGCTGCTTTGGGCTGTGTGGATGCTTTGGG aTGGATATTTGTTTGAAAGGCTGGTTGTATGACCCTCCTCAGTGCCAAGCATACAATGATCGTTATGTGACAATGGGTGTGATCATGCCACCATGGGGTCACCGTGTGATGCTACAGATGTACCTCAACCCAGGAGTGACAATGACCACCGTCAAGGATTTTATCCGCGACTTGCAGCGCCATGCACCTGGTCTTCATGATCAGCTCAAACTGTAA
- the LOC139149079 gene encoding uncharacterized protein isoform X4, translating to MADEMYKVTDVATTGPGSTSQRVACPNVPRIFNHTMYDPASSMVLSETNIHMSRARLQSLISERTSQMYQETVRTFSGMHDNLSYEDLLASLLFDGESLLVNNQYIYYSFVSFLDEFGKPTEKPPMRQGRAFLTTQRLLLLSAENTAGASLSKFGDPKKLPGGYKVQTSCNDTLNYVSVPISCFRSVELCASVGARSEVNIQGTAPCCFGLCGCFGMDICLKGWLYDPPQCQAYNDRYVTMGVIMPPWGHRVMLQMYLNPGVTMTTVKDFIRDLQRHAPGLHDQLKL from the exons GTTACCGATGTGGCTACAACGGGACCTGGTAGCACCAGCCAACGCGTGGCATGTCCAAATGTACCAAGAATATTCAACCACACAATGTATGACCCAGCATCAAGTATGGTATTAAGTGAAACTAATATCCACATGAGTCGAGCCAGACTGCAGTCTCTGATCTCAGAACGAACCAGTCAGATGTACCAAGAAACAGTCAGAACTTTTTCTGGAATGCACGATAATCTGTCTTATGAAGACCTTCTTGCTA GTTTGCTCTTTGATGGTGAGAGTCTCCTGGTAAATAACCAGTACATTTACTACAGTTTCGTTTCTTTTCTGGATGAGTTTGGCAAACCAACCGAGAAACCGCCAATGAGACAGGGACGTGCCTTTCTAACTACTCAGAGACTACTCCTCTTATCAGCTGAGAACACTGCAG GAGCTTCTCTCTCCAAGTTTGGCGATCCAAAGAAACTACCCGGTGGTTACAAGGTGCAGACAAGCTGTAATGACACACTAAATTATGTGTCAGTTCCTATCAGCTGCTTTCGCAGTGTTGAATTGTGCGCATCAGTTGGAGCACGATCAGAAGTCAATATTCAAGGTACAGCTCCTTGCTGCTTTGGGCTGTGTGGATGCTTTGGG aTGGATATTTGTTTGAAAGGCTGGTTGTATGACCCTCCTCAGTGCCAAGCATACAATGATCGTTATGTGACAATGGGTGTGATCATGCCACCATGGGGTCACCGTGTGATGCTACAGATGTACCTCAACCCAGGAGTGACAATGACCACCGTCAAGGATTTTATCCGCGACTTGCAGCGCCATGCACCTGGTCTTCATGATCAGCTCAAACTGTAA